A portion of the Oncorhynchus nerka isolate Pitt River linkage group LG27, Oner_Uvic_2.0, whole genome shotgun sequence genome contains these proteins:
- the slc24a5 gene encoding sodium/potassium/calcium exchanger 5 isoform X2 translates to MYRDGVLHKKNRKDFLPYFLGLVLVFYCTVHLVSFTAAAAQEDSHSNRVRRALENETECITTQSSEFPEGFFTLQERKDGGLLIHFMIIFYMLLAVAIVCDDYFLPSLELISDRLGLSQDVAGATFMAAGSSAPEMVTAFLGVFVTKGDIGVSTIVGSAVYNLLGICAACGLLTKVVGRLTCWPLFRDCLAYAISISAVIAIISDNKVYWYDAACLLLVYGVYIVVLCFDLRISECVLRRFSPCCTCLGKGSGDHSETQPLVDTTLRVHRRSRSDSGIFQDDSGYSHISLSLHGLNEIPEGFTPVGSLRGQRRINCNMFPAKQQQHSKRPQECVLNARERPEANPVGAVPPGHRDSLPDDSRLQETVLEKMVHVHLLYVRCLDLSLHIRTGLDGHYRRRDSGYPRHSDGPDSVSCRDQYTRHSG, encoded by the exons ATGTATAGAGACGGAGTGCTGCACAAGAAGAACAGAAAAGACTTTCTACCTTATTTTCTAGGACTAGTTTTAGTTTTCTATTGCACGGTTCATCTTGTGTCTTTCACTGCAGCAGCAGCTCAGGAGGACTCCCATTCCAACAGAGTGCGCCGGGCGCTGG agaatgagacagagtgtATTACAACGCAGTCGTCTGAGTTTCCAGAGGGGTTCTTCACACTACaggagaggaaggatggaggactCCTCATACACTTTATGATCATATTTTACATGCTGCTGGCAGTTGCTATAGTCTGTGATGACTACTTCCTACCTTCTCTAGAACTTATCAGTGACC GTCTGGGTCTATCTCAGGACGTAGCAGGAGCCACCTTTATGGCGGCAGGCAGCTCTGCTCCTGAAATGGTCACTGCCTTTCTGG GTGTGTTTGTGACAAAGGGAGACATCGGTGTGAGCACCATCGTAGGATCAGCTGTCTACAACCTCCTGGGGATCTGTGCTGCTTGTGGACTCCTGACCAAAGTG GTGGGTCGTCTGACCTGTTGGCCTCTGTTCAGGGACTGTCTAGCTTACGCCATCTCTATCTCTGCTGTTATAGCCATCATTTCAGATAACAAAGTCTactg gtATGATGCAGCCTGTCTGTTGCTGGTCTATGGGGTGTACATCGTAGTGTTGTGTTTTGACCTGAGGATCAGTGAGTGTGTTCTGAGGAGGTTCAGCCCCTGCTGTACTTGCCTGGGGAAAGGTTCCGGGGATCACAGCGAGACACAGCCATTGGTTGACACCACTCTGAGGGTCCACAGACGTTCTAGAAGCGACAGCGGAATCTTCCAGGATGATTCAGGATACTCACACATTTCCCTCAGTCTGCACGGCCTGAATGAGATACCAGAGG GATTTACTCCAGTGGGGAGTTTGCGGGGACAGAGGAGAATAAATTGCAACATGTTTCCTGCcaagcaacaacaacacagcaagaG ACCACAAGAGTGTGTTCTCAATGCCAGAGAACGACCTGAAGCGAATCCTGTGGGTGCTGTCCCTCCCGGCCATCGTGATTCTCTACCTGACGATTCCAGACTGCAGGAGACGGTTCTGGAAAAAATGGTTCATGTTCACCTTCTTTATGTCCGCTGTCTGGATCTCAGCCTTCACATACGTACTGGTCTGGATGGTCACTATCgtag GAGAGACTCTGGGTATCCCAGACACAGTGATGGGCCTGACTCTGTTAGCTGCAGGGACCAGTATACCAGACACAGTGGCTAG
- the slc24a5 gene encoding sodium/potassium/calcium exchanger 5 isoform X3, with protein sequence MYRDGVLHKKNRKDFLPYFLGLVLVFYCTVHLVSFTAAAAQEDSHSNRVRRALENETECITTQSSEFPEGFFTLQERKDGGLLIHFMIIFYMLLAVAIVCDDYFLPSLELISDRLGLSQDVAGATFMAAGSSAPEMVTAFLGVFVTKGDIGVSTIVGSAVYNLLGICAACGLLTKVVGRLTCWPLFRDCLAYAISISAVIAIISDNKVYWYDAACLLLVYGVYIVVLCFDLRISECVLRRFSPCCTCLGKGSGDHSETQPLVDTTLRVHRRSRSDSGIFQDDSGYSHISLSLHGLNEIPEDHKSVFSMPENDLKRILWVLSLPAIVILYLTIPDCRRRFWKKWFMFTFFMSAVWISAFTYVLVWMVTIVGETLGIPDTVMGLSLCPVYLTVCSLCCVYQERLWVSQTQ encoded by the exons ATGTATAGAGACGGAGTGCTGCACAAGAAGAACAGAAAAGACTTTCTACCTTATTTTCTAGGACTAGTTTTAGTTTTCTATTGCACGGTTCATCTTGTGTCTTTCACTGCAGCAGCAGCTCAGGAGGACTCCCATTCCAACAGAGTGCGCCGGGCGCTGG agaatgagacagagtgtATTACAACGCAGTCGTCTGAGTTTCCAGAGGGGTTCTTCACACTACaggagaggaaggatggaggactCCTCATACACTTTATGATCATATTTTACATGCTGCTGGCAGTTGCTATAGTCTGTGATGACTACTTCCTACCTTCTCTAGAACTTATCAGTGACC GTCTGGGTCTATCTCAGGACGTAGCAGGAGCCACCTTTATGGCGGCAGGCAGCTCTGCTCCTGAAATGGTCACTGCCTTTCTGG GTGTGTTTGTGACAAAGGGAGACATCGGTGTGAGCACCATCGTAGGATCAGCTGTCTACAACCTCCTGGGGATCTGTGCTGCTTGTGGACTCCTGACCAAAGTG GTGGGTCGTCTGACCTGTTGGCCTCTGTTCAGGGACTGTCTAGCTTACGCCATCTCTATCTCTGCTGTTATAGCCATCATTTCAGATAACAAAGTCTactg gtATGATGCAGCCTGTCTGTTGCTGGTCTATGGGGTGTACATCGTAGTGTTGTGTTTTGACCTGAGGATCAGTGAGTGTGTTCTGAGGAGGTTCAGCCCCTGCTGTACTTGCCTGGGGAAAGGTTCCGGGGATCACAGCGAGACACAGCCATTGGTTGACACCACTCTGAGGGTCCACAGACGTTCTAGAAGCGACAGCGGAATCTTCCAGGATGATTCAGGATACTCACACATTTCCCTCAGTCTGCACGGCCTGAATGAGATACCAGAGG ACCACAAGAGTGTGTTCTCAATGCCAGAGAACGACCTGAAGCGAATCCTGTGGGTGCTGTCCCTCCCGGCCATCGTGATTCTCTACCTGACGATTCCAGACTGCAGGAGACGGTTCTGGAAAAAATGGTTCATGTTCACCTTCTTTATGTCCGCTGTCTGGATCTCAGCCTTCACATACGTACTGGTCTGGATGGTCACTATCgtag GAGAGACTCTGGGTATCCCAGACACAGTGATGGGCCTGTCTTTATGTCCTgtgtatctgactgtgtgttctctgtgttgtgTGTATCAGGAGAGACTCTGGGTATCCCAGACACAGTGA
- the LOC115117661 gene encoding E3 ubiquitin-protein ligase RNF128-like, producing MSKQTEMFVLFFVCLSGLVQSTTAMIFWTAYVGVHFYDSSSNQTETRFCECGVYGRSSPLESAAGMVVLPASDPQGCSLDPYPSNDNTTTQGFWIALVKRGNCTFSEKIRAAWARGAAAVVVYNLDGTGNSSDYMAHSDTSGTVAIMIGNLQGVEIANIVRSGVAVSMVIEVGKAHGPWMDTYWLYFLSIAFFIVTGASIVYFGFISAHRLHSLRVIHLTDRRLRNEAKKAIGRLEVRTLKRGDEETKPDSHTCAVCIESYRPGDVVTVLTCGHLFHKACIEPWLLDKRTCPMCKADILKALGVEGPGEEESSSSSVPPPDVPIVTVSGGSGRELLYEVPLNDKHLPTPTLTPQPPTEAWQPHHYDNIVFEGETHPQGNVSTRG from the coding sequence ATGTCTAAACAGACAGAGATGTTTGTCCTGTTCTTCGTCTGTCTGTCCGGGCTGGTCCAGTCTACGACAGCGATGATATTCTGGACGGCGTACGTGGGGGTACATTTCTACGACAGCAGCTctaaccagacagagaccaggttCTGTGAGTGTGGGGTGTACGGGCGTTCCTCCCCACTGGAGAGCGCTGCTGGGATGGTGGTCCTCCCTGCCTCAGACCCCCAGGGCTGCAGCCTGGACCCCTACCCCTCCAACGACAACACCACCACCCAGGGGTTCTGGATCGCTCTGGTCAAGAGGGGAAACTGTACCTTCAGTGAGAAGATCAGGGCAGCGTGGGCCAGGGGGGCGGCGGCCGTAGTGGTCTATAACCTGGATGGAACCGGTAACAGCTCAGATTACATGGCTCACAGCGACACCTCTGGCACCGTGGCCATCATGATCGGTAACCTCCAGGGGGTTGAGATCGCCAACATAGTGCGGAGTGGTGTGGCCGTCTCCATGGTGATCGAGGTGGGCAAAGCCCATGGGCCCTGGATGGACACCTATTGGCTCTACTTCCTGTCTATCGCCTTCTTCATTGTGACGGGCGCCTCCATTGTCTACTTCGGATTCATCTCCGCCCACCGACTGCATAGTCTCAGGGTGATCCATCTCACCGATAGGCGGCTGAGGAATGAGGCCAAGAAAGCGATTGGTCGGCTGGAGGTGCGTACGCTGAAGCGCGGGGACGAGGAGACGAAGCCGGACAGCCACACCTGTGCCGTGTGTATCGAGTCATACCGCCCAGGAGATGTAGTGACCGTCCTGACCTGTGGTCATCTGTTCCACAAGGCCTGTATCGAGCCCTGGCTGCTGGACAAGAGGACCTGCCCCATGTGTAAGGCTGACATCCTGAAGGCCTTAGGAGTGGAGGGGCCcggggaggaggagagcagcaGTTCCTCTGTCCCACCACCAGATGTCCCTATCGTCACAGTGTCTGGAGGATCAGGTAGAGAGCTGCTGTATGAGGTCCCTCTCAATGACAAACACCTTCCGACCCCCACCCTGACTCCTCAACCCCCCACCGAGGCCTGGCAACCACATCACTATGACAATATAGTCTTCGAGGGAGAGACACACCCTCAGGGAAACGTGTCCACCAGAGGatag